A region from the Acidiferrobacter sp. SPIII_3 genome encodes:
- a CDS encoding J domain-containing protein, which translates to MSEFQMPLAGFGPDPTPLPKGHKAFDRLVKKIQETRESLDAWAAVLAPYQKKFTNELVPLRATCRTLRIGFVRRLDEALDEKGLTQAERRGVQMLVVELTASLLGEGDDPALRALYKRRARGDYEDHAAEARKAAAAAFEEAYGIDPEAPIEEILREAAERLGGDQGPPARNAPSAAEHRRIRESIRTLYRKLASALHPDREPDPDKRDHKTTLMQRANHAYENDRLLPLLELRREIDPGQGAWAGEDEQAVKLYTKALRHELAALEDEVMIAEADFRMRFAIDPLVSLTPRNALKTLATEIKEARAMAGSLETELADIADLASLKRWLRVLRDEGLS; encoded by the coding sequence GTGTCCGAGTTTCAGATGCCTCTGGCCGGGTTTGGTCCCGACCCCACACCCCTACCGAAAGGCCACAAGGCCTTCGATCGCCTCGTGAAGAAGATTCAGGAGACCCGCGAGTCACTCGACGCCTGGGCCGCGGTACTGGCCCCCTATCAGAAAAAATTCACGAATGAACTCGTCCCCCTGCGCGCCACCTGCCGCACTTTGCGCATCGGCTTTGTCAGGCGCCTCGATGAGGCGCTTGACGAGAAGGGGCTTACACAGGCCGAGCGACGCGGCGTCCAGATGCTGGTCGTGGAACTCACCGCCTCCTTGCTCGGAGAGGGTGACGACCCGGCACTGCGCGCGCTCTACAAACGCCGCGCGCGCGGCGACTACGAGGATCACGCCGCAGAGGCCCGCAAGGCGGCGGCCGCGGCCTTCGAGGAGGCCTATGGGATCGACCCCGAGGCCCCGATCGAGGAGATCCTGCGCGAGGCCGCCGAACGGTTGGGCGGGGACCAGGGGCCACCGGCCCGGAACGCGCCATCGGCGGCCGAGCACCGCCGCATCCGCGAATCGATCCGCACCCTTTATCGCAAGCTCGCAAGCGCCCTGCACCCCGACCGCGAGCCCGATCCGGATAAGCGTGACCACAAGACCACGCTCATGCAAAGGGCCAACCATGCCTACGAAAACGATCGGCTCCTGCCGCTGCTGGAGTTGCGTCGTGAGATCGACCCCGGGCAAGGGGCATGGGCGGGCGAGGACGAACAGGCCGTGAAGCTTTATACCAAGGCGCTCCGACACGAACTTGCGGCGCTCGAAGACGAGGTCATGATCGCCGAGGCCGATTTCCGCATGCGTTTTGCCATCGACCCGCTCGTGTCGCTGACCCCCCGGAATGCCCTGAAGACGCTGGCCACCGAGATCAAGGAGGCCCGCGCCATGGCCGGCTCCCTGGAGACGGAGCTCGCCGATATCGCCGATCTTGCCTCCCTGAAGCGCTGGCTGCGTGTCCTGCGCGACGAGGGCCTGTCCTAG
- a CDS encoding diguanylate cyclase domain-containing protein, translating into MAAYWFAVVATVLFSVFYGWHSWRRYEKTGIDRLMLTTSLIATATHDDLDREASGLRFLAHHLAVIHPRHHPARARRLLSEYQEVSPEVASAELIAPDGRVIASTAVPKGRPLPDFRQDARIWPSLERALAHPGLHIHRPIHGPLVDRWVIGFSDTVMGPGGRPRFLVTTPIRFGNFEALFAHLSLPSGLAVGILRSDDYIEGRAPVPRGQLAALLDRPQTGILAETLKRHPHAIQGVFSGWVSSDREYRYGVFVRIAGYPLVAFADVPRAQWMAQWWHRQAEIPLIFLIVALAFSGYAYRQVQVLAVRWEAEAARRADFLKNLATHDPLTGLLNRKGLYPVLQRAMARAEREGRLLVVGFLDIDDFKGINDRYGHAAGDTVLKTLAKRLERALRGTDHVARLGGDEFVLLIEGLRQKADLAPVVAHLKAALDGPFYADPREIAVRVSLGVAFFPLDALDAEHLIGRADRAMYAAKERAADDEPGWVRLYNHDMPSDPDARPDGLIDD; encoded by the coding sequence ATGGCGGCGTACTGGTTTGCGGTGGTGGCCACCGTGTTGTTTTCGGTCTTCTATGGGTGGCATTCCTGGCGCCGCTACGAAAAGACCGGCATCGACCGCCTGATGCTCACCACCTCGCTGATTGCTACCGCCACGCACGACGACCTCGATCGCGAGGCCTCCGGTCTGCGGTTTCTTGCCCACCACCTGGCGGTGATCCATCCCCGGCATCACCCGGCCCGGGCGCGTCGCTTATTGAGCGAGTACCAGGAGGTCTCGCCGGAGGTCGCAAGCGCCGAGCTGATCGCGCCAGATGGGCGTGTGATCGCCTCGACAGCCGTACCCAAGGGGCGGCCGCTCCCGGATTTTCGGCAGGATGCGCGGATATGGCCGAGTCTCGAGCGCGCGCTCGCGCACCCCGGATTGCATATTCATAGGCCGATCCACGGGCCGCTCGTCGATCGCTGGGTGATCGGCTTTAGCGATACCGTCATGGGGCCCGGAGGACGGCCCCGTTTTCTTGTGACCACACCCATCCGCTTTGGCAATTTCGAGGCCTTGTTCGCGCACCTGTCGCTGCCCTCCGGGCTTGCGGTCGGCATCCTGCGCAGCGACGACTATATCGAGGGCCGGGCCCCGGTCCCGCGCGGCCAGCTCGCAGCCCTGCTCGACCGGCCGCAAACCGGTATCCTCGCCGAGACCCTGAAGCGCCATCCGCACGCCATACAAGGGGTCTTCAGCGGCTGGGTCAGCAGTGATCGCGAGTATCGCTACGGCGTGTTCGTGCGCATTGCCGGCTATCCCTTGGTGGCGTTCGCGGACGTCCCGCGGGCGCAATGGATGGCGCAGTGGTGGCACCGGCAGGCCGAGATCCCCTTGATCTTCCTCATCGTGGCGCTCGCTTTCAGTGGCTATGCCTACCGCCAGGTCCAGGTGCTTGCGGTGCGCTGGGAGGCCGAGGCCGCGCGCCGCGCGGATTTCCTGAAGAATCTCGCCACGCACGATCCGCTCACGGGTCTTTTGAATCGCAAGGGCCTATACCCGGTCTTGCAGCGGGCGATGGCGCGCGCCGAACGCGAGGGACGGCTGCTGGTGGTGGGCTTTCTCGACATCGATGATTTCAAGGGTATCAACGACCGCTACGGCCACGCCGCCGGGGATACGGTCTTGAAGACGCTCGCCAAGCGGCTGGAACGCGCGCTGCGTGGTACCGACCACGTGGCCCGCCTGGGGGGCGACGAGTTCGTGCTCCTAATCGAGGGGCTGCGCCAGAAGGCCGATCTCGCGCCCGTCGTCGCGCACCTGAAGGCCGCGCTCGACGGGCCCTTTTACGCGGACCCCCGCGAGATAGCGGTCCGGGTGAGCCTCGGGGTGGCCTTCTTCCCGCTCGATGCCCTCGATGCCGAGCACCTGATCGGCCGCGCCGATCGCGCCATGTATGCCGCCAAGGAGCGGGCCGCGGACGATGAGCCGGGATGGGTGCGGCTCTATAACCATGATATGCCAAGCGATCCCGATGCCAGACCGGATGGACTCATCGACGATTGA